One window of Hylemonella gracilis genomic DNA carries:
- a CDS encoding protein-L-isoaspartate O-methyltransferase family protein: MSRTRPGFPVRLDRAAGMPLTGGLAGTGPVRGTESASAPAPLHAQAKPGGAHPARAGRPVASHGLDSQAVRQAMVNKLAAQGIHDARVLDAMGQVERHRFVDTALAPQAYEDTSLPIGLGQTISKPNVVARMIELLLDCPALAHAKAKSAQDNERSGGAPFGAAAGAGRVLEIGTGCGYQAAVLACVAREVYSIERLRGLHEKARENLRGLRLPNVHLLFGDGMVGYPAGAPYAAIIAAAGGEAVPQAWVDQLAEGGRLVAPVLAATGRAGAGGPPTQALLVLDKTAEGLRHTLLEAVHFVPLKSGIA; encoded by the coding sequence ATGAGCAGGACGCGTCCGGGCTTTCCCGTGCGTCTGGACCGTGCGGCGGGTATGCCGCTGACCGGCGGCCTGGCGGGTACGGGCCCTGTGCGGGGCACGGAATCCGCCTCAGCGCCAGCGCCACTCCATGCGCAGGCGAAACCAGGCGGCGCCCATCCTGCGCGTGCCGGCCGACCCGTTGCCAGCCATGGCCTGGATTCGCAGGCGGTGCGCCAAGCCATGGTGAACAAGCTTGCGGCCCAGGGTATCCACGACGCGCGCGTGCTTGACGCCATGGGGCAGGTCGAGCGGCACCGTTTCGTCGACACGGCGCTGGCGCCGCAGGCCTATGAAGACACTAGCCTGCCGATCGGCCTGGGGCAGACCATCTCCAAGCCCAATGTGGTCGCGCGCATGATCGAACTGCTGCTGGACTGTCCCGCACTCGCGCACGCGAAAGCCAAGTCGGCGCAGGACAACGAGCGCAGTGGCGGGGCGCCCTTCGGCGCGGCGGCGGGCGCGGGGCGCGTCCTTGAAATCGGCACCGGCTGCGGCTATCAGGCGGCCGTACTGGCCTGCGTGGCCCGCGAGGTGTACAGCATCGAGCGCTTGCGGGGCCTGCATGAGAAGGCCCGCGAGAACCTGCGCGGCCTGCGCCTGCCCAATGTGCATCTGCTGTTTGGCGATGGCATGGTCGGCTACCCGGCCGGCGCGCCTTACGCGGCCATCATCGCCGCGGCGGGTGGTGAGGCGGTGCCCCAAGCCTGGGTGGATCAATTGGCCGAGGGCGGGCGCCTGGTCGCGCCCGTGTTGGCGGCCACGGGACGAGCGGGCGCGGGCGGGCCCCCCACGCAAGCCCTGCTGGTGCTCGACAAGACCGCCGAAGGCCTGCGCCACACCCTGCTGGAGGCCGTGCATTTCGTCCCCCTAAAATCGGGTATTGCCTGA
- a CDS encoding NADPH:quinone oxidoreductase family protein: MHAWLCSDPSGVDALEWKEQATPEPGPGQVLLELKAASLNFPDLLIVQNKYQMKPPLPFVPGSEYAGVVRALGDGVQHLRLGQAVACLTGTGGFATHALAPADRCMPLPDGFPFEDAAAFIMTYATSHHALIDRGQLKAGETVLVLGAAGGVGTAAIQIAKAQGARVIAAASSDDKLALCRQIGADAGINYSTQDLRESIKAATNGKGPDVIYDPVGGDLAEPAFRSIAWRGRYLVVGFAASPTIPPLPMNLPLLKGASLVGVFWGDFARREPQANAAMMQALAQWYAQGKVKPVIDRVLPMQELKQAYALMGSRQVKGKLVLVN; encoded by the coding sequence ATGCATGCCTGGCTCTGCAGCGACCCCAGCGGCGTCGACGCACTGGAATGGAAAGAACAAGCCACACCCGAGCCCGGCCCCGGCCAGGTGCTGCTTGAGCTCAAGGCCGCCAGCCTGAACTTCCCCGATCTGCTGATCGTGCAGAACAAGTACCAGATGAAACCACCTTTGCCCTTCGTGCCCGGCTCGGAATACGCGGGCGTGGTGCGGGCGCTGGGCGACGGCGTGCAGCATCTGAGGCTCGGACAGGCCGTTGCCTGCCTCACCGGCACCGGCGGTTTCGCGACCCACGCCCTGGCGCCTGCGGACCGATGCATGCCCTTGCCAGACGGTTTTCCTTTCGAGGACGCGGCGGCCTTCATCATGACTTACGCCACTTCCCACCACGCACTCATCGACCGGGGCCAACTCAAGGCGGGCGAGACCGTGCTGGTGCTGGGCGCGGCCGGCGGCGTGGGCACCGCGGCGATCCAGATTGCAAAGGCACAGGGCGCGCGCGTGATCGCCGCGGCGTCCAGCGACGACAAGCTGGCGCTGTGCAGGCAGATTGGCGCGGACGCGGGCATCAACTACAGCACGCAAGACCTGCGCGAATCCATCAAGGCTGCGACAAACGGCAAGGGCCCCGATGTGATCTACGACCCCGTGGGGGGCGACCTGGCCGAACCGGCCTTCCGTTCCATTGCCTGGCGCGGCCGGTACCTGGTGGTGGGTTTCGCGGCCAGTCCGACCATCCCCCCACTGCCCATGAACCTGCCCCTGCTCAAGGGGGCGTCCTTGGTCGGCGTGTTCTGGGGCGATTTCGCCCGCCGCGAGCCACAGGCCAACGCGGCCATGATGCAGGCGCTGGCACAGTGGTACGCCCAGGGCAAGGTCAAGCCGGTCATCGACCGCGTGCTGCCCATGCAGGAACTCAAGCAGGCCTACGCCCTGATGGGGTCGCGCCAGGTCAAGGGCAAGTTGGTGCTGGTGAACTGA
- the uvrC gene encoding excinuclease ABC subunit UvrC, with translation MSADTDDIPSVHSEELLNQVAALPSLPGVYRYFDTAGGLLYVGKARNLKKRVSSYFQKRHDGTRIGHMVGKIVRMDTTVVRSEAEALLLENNLIKTQQPRYNILFRDDKSYPYLKITAASTKTAPTEAGAWPRMAYYRGAVEKKHHYYGPYPSAWAVKEAIVLLQKVFRLRTCEDTIFSNRARPCLLYQIKRCSGPCVGLVSAEGYAQDVAHAQAFLDGETQQVLQQLETRMLGHSEQLEFEQAAELRDQISALSNVLHQQAVESVDDRDVDILAVKIQGGRACVNLAMVRGGRHLGDRAYFPSHVEDAAALRFSEDEGDAVPEAGPSVETQVLEAFVAQHYVQVPAVPTLITGAPVSAELMEALSEQTGLRMRAVHQPRAQRRIWLDMAQTNADLQLARLLAEEGSQQARTRALAEALDLPQMSAPAGLDELRIECFDISHTAGEATQASCVVFHHHKMQSSEYRRYKIDNITPGDDYAAMRQVLTRRYERVAARLADARREGGVDEGPPAQAVMPDLVLVDGGKGQVSMAREVFEQLGLDLSIIVGVEKGEGRKVGLEELVFADGRDKVYLGKDSAALMLVAQIRDEAHRFAITGMRAARAKVRTGGSRLEDIPGIGPKRRARLLQRFGGARGVEAASVEDLAAVEGVSHELAETIYRALH, from the coding sequence ATGTCCGCCGACACCGATGACATCCCCTCCGTTCACTCCGAGGAACTGCTGAACCAGGTCGCCGCCCTGCCCTCGTTGCCGGGCGTCTACCGCTACTTCGACACCGCAGGCGGCCTGCTCTACGTGGGCAAGGCACGCAACCTCAAGAAGCGCGTCTCCAGCTACTTCCAGAAGCGCCACGATGGCACGCGCATCGGCCACATGGTGGGCAAGATCGTTCGCATGGACACGACGGTGGTGCGCTCCGAAGCCGAAGCCTTGCTGCTGGAAAACAACCTCATCAAGACCCAGCAGCCGCGCTACAACATCCTGTTCCGCGATGACAAGAGCTACCCCTATCTCAAGATAACGGCGGCCTCGACCAAGACGGCCCCGACCGAAGCGGGCGCCTGGCCGCGCATGGCCTATTACCGTGGTGCGGTCGAGAAAAAGCACCACTACTACGGCCCCTACCCCAGTGCCTGGGCGGTCAAGGAAGCCATCGTGCTGCTGCAGAAAGTGTTTCGCCTGCGCACCTGCGAAGACACGATTTTCAGCAACCGTGCCCGCCCCTGCCTGCTCTACCAGATCAAGCGCTGCTCCGGCCCCTGCGTGGGCCTGGTCAGCGCCGAGGGCTACGCGCAGGACGTGGCCCACGCCCAGGCCTTCCTCGACGGCGAGACCCAGCAGGTGCTGCAGCAACTCGAAACGCGCATGCTGGGACACTCGGAACAGCTTGAATTCGAGCAGGCAGCCGAACTGCGCGACCAAATCTCCGCACTGTCCAACGTGCTGCACCAGCAGGCGGTGGAAAGCGTGGACGACCGCGACGTGGACATCCTCGCCGTCAAGATCCAGGGCGGTCGCGCCTGCGTGAACTTGGCCATGGTGCGCGGCGGCCGGCACCTGGGCGACCGGGCCTATTTCCCCAGCCATGTCGAGGATGCGGCGGCGCTGCGCTTCTCCGAGGACGAAGGCGATGCCGTGCCCGAGGCCGGCCCCTCGGTCGAAACCCAGGTGCTCGAAGCCTTCGTCGCCCAGCACTATGTGCAGGTGCCGGCCGTGCCCACGCTGATCACCGGCGCGCCGGTCAGCGCCGAGCTGATGGAAGCGCTGTCCGAGCAGACCGGCCTGCGCATGCGTGCAGTCCACCAGCCGCGCGCCCAGCGCCGCATCTGGCTGGACATGGCCCAGACCAACGCGGACCTGCAACTGGCCCGCCTGCTGGCCGAGGAAGGTTCACAGCAGGCGCGCACGCGTGCGCTGGCCGAGGCGCTGGACCTGCCCCAGATGAGTGCCCCCGCAGGCCTGGACGAATTGCGCATTGAGTGTTTCGACATCTCGCACACCGCGGGCGAAGCCACCCAGGCTTCCTGCGTGGTCTTCCATCACCACAAGATGCAGAGCAGCGAGTACCGACGCTACAAGATCGACAACATCACCCCAGGAGACGACTACGCCGCCATGCGCCAAGTGCTGACGCGGCGCTACGAACGCGTCGCGGCGCGCTTGGCCGACGCGCGGCGCGAGGGCGGCGTGGACGAGGGGCCACCGGCCCAGGCCGTGATGCCCGATCTGGTGCTGGTCGACGGCGGCAAGGGCCAAGTGTCGATGGCGCGCGAAGTCTTCGAGCAGCTCGGACTGGACCTATCCATCATCGTGGGCGTGGAAAAAGGCGAGGGCCGCAAGGTCGGCCTGGAAGAGCTGGTGTTCGCCGACGGGCGCGACAAGGTGTACCTGGGCAAGGATTCGGCGGCGCTGATGCTGGTCGCGCAGATCCGCGACGAGGCCCACCGTTTTGCGATCACGGGCATGCGCGCGGCACGGGCCAAGGTACGCACAGGAGGCAGCCGGCTGGAGGACATCCCCGGCATCGGCCCCAAGCGACGCGCACGGCTGCTGCAGCGCTTTGGCGGGGCCCGTGGCGTCGAAGCCGCCAGCGTGGAGGACTTGGCGGCAGTCGAAGGCGTCTCGCACGAACTGGCAGAAACCATCTACCGCGCGCTGCACTGA
- the pgsA gene encoding CDP-diacylglycerol--glycerol-3-phosphate 3-phosphatidyltransferase — MFFTIPTLMTWARIVAIPLIIGVFYLPLDPQTRNLIATALFVLFALTDWLDGYLARKLNQVSAFGAFLDPVADKFLVCASLLVLVHMDRADVFVALIIIGREIAISALREWMAQIGASRSVAVHMLGKLKTTAQMVAIPFLLYDDVLYGLLDTHVWGTVLIWISAVLTVWSMVYYLRKALPEIRAKV; from the coding sequence ATGTTCTTCACCATCCCCACCTTGATGACCTGGGCGCGCATTGTCGCCATCCCGCTCATCATCGGCGTGTTCTATCTGCCACTGGACCCCCAGACGCGCAACCTCATCGCGACCGCTTTGTTCGTGCTGTTCGCGCTGACGGACTGGCTGGACGGCTACTTGGCGCGCAAGCTGAACCAGGTTTCGGCCTTCGGCGCCTTCCTTGATCCGGTGGCTGACAAGTTCCTGGTCTGCGCCAGTCTGCTGGTGCTGGTGCACATGGACCGTGCCGACGTGTTCGTGGCACTCATCATCATCGGTCGCGAGATCGCCATCTCCGCGCTGCGCGAATGGATGGCCCAAATCGGGGCTTCGCGCAGCGTCGCGGTGCACATGCTGGGCAAGCTGAAGACCACGGCGCAGATGGTGGCGATCCCCTTCCTGCTCTACGACGACGTGTTGTACGGTCTGCTGGACACCCATGTCTGGGGCACGGTGCTGATCTGGATCTCGGCGGTACTCACCGTCTGGTCCATGGTTTATTACCTACGCAAAGCTTTGCCCGAGATCCGGGCCAAGGTATGA
- a CDS encoding HU family DNA-binding protein, which produces MNKTELIEHIAKNADISKAAATRALESVIGAVKTTLKKGGSVSLVGFGTFAVTKRAARTGRNPRTGDTIKIKAAKLPKFRPGKALKDALN; this is translated from the coding sequence GTGAACAAAACCGAACTGATCGAGCACATCGCCAAGAACGCAGATATTTCCAAGGCGGCTGCCACCCGGGCTCTGGAGTCCGTGATCGGCGCCGTCAAGACCACGCTGAAAAAAGGCGGTTCGGTGTCTCTCGTCGGTTTCGGCACGTTCGCCGTGACCAAGCGCGCCGCCCGCACGGGCCGCAACCCGCGCACCGGCGACACGATTAAAATCAAGGCCGCCAAGCTCCCGAAGTTCCGTCCGGGCAAGGCGTTGAAGGACGCCTTGAACTGA
- a CDS encoding SurA N-terminal domain-containing protein, with translation MFENLRKHNKILMAVLVLLIVPSFVLVGIDGYTRMTQKDRVVARVGKIEITQGEWDGAHRAESDRLRQMMPNLDARLLDSDAARRGVLERLVRERVLQQAAMEAHLSVSDARLFQELQTIPAIAQLRRADGSMDMETYRDLLARQGMNPAAFEAQLRADLAVNQIQSSVTGSAVPTNTPADLALDAWLERREVQVARFIPADYATRVQVTEADLQAYWQANQGLFQAPEQARIEYVVLDIDTLRKEIRVSEQDLRSYYEQNVDRLSGPEERRASHILIAAAKDAPAAERQKAREQAQSLLAELRKAPAKAQAKLFVDLARKHSQDPGSAARGGDLDYFGRGAMTPPFEQAVFALKQGELSDVVETDFGYHLITVTGIKKPQAKTFAELRPSLEAEIRNQQAQARYAEAAETFTNGVYEQPDSLKPVADQLRLSIQTATVNRDPAQGTADAQGVLTNARLLAAVFSDDAIQAKRNTEAVEISPSRLAAARVVQHMPARTLPLAEVQAAVRERVVSARAAQLAHEDGLAKLAAWKVTPAQAKLGAAEVVSRDQARNLPRALVDAVLRADLQAAGANPVWVGTDLGDQGYALARVNRRIERAPAGDQAQQSQQRLQYLQWWTQAENEAYYQLLRQRLKTRIDLPASAPKG, from the coding sequence ATGTTTGAAAACCTGCGCAAGCACAACAAGATCCTGATGGCAGTGCTGGTGCTGCTCATCGTTCCGTCCTTCGTGCTGGTGGGCATCGACGGCTACACCCGCATGACGCAGAAAGACCGCGTGGTGGCGCGTGTGGGCAAGATCGAGATCACCCAGGGCGAATGGGATGGCGCTCACCGCGCGGAATCCGACCGACTGCGCCAGATGATGCCAAATCTCGATGCACGGCTGCTCGATTCCGACGCGGCCCGCCGGGGGGTGCTTGAACGGCTGGTGCGCGAGCGGGTGCTGCAGCAGGCTGCGATGGAGGCCCATCTGAGCGTGAGCGACGCCCGGCTCTTCCAGGAGCTGCAGACCATCCCCGCCATCGCCCAACTGCGCCGCGCCGATGGCAGCATGGACATGGAAACCTACCGAGATCTGCTGGCCCGCCAAGGCATGAACCCAGCGGCCTTCGAGGCCCAGCTGCGCGCGGACCTCGCAGTCAACCAGATCCAGTCCAGCGTGACTGGCAGCGCCGTGCCGACCAACACCCCCGCGGACCTCGCGCTGGATGCCTGGCTGGAGCGCCGCGAAGTGCAGGTGGCGCGTTTCATCCCCGCCGACTACGCCACCCGCGTGCAGGTGACGGAAGCCGATCTGCAGGCCTACTGGCAGGCCAACCAGGGGCTGTTCCAGGCTCCGGAGCAGGCGCGCATCGAATACGTCGTGCTGGACATCGACACCCTGCGCAAGGAAATCCGCGTGAGCGAGCAGGACCTGCGCAGCTACTACGAACAGAACGTCGACCGCCTGAGCGGCCCCGAGGAACGCCGCGCCAGCCACATCCTGATCGCCGCGGCCAAGGATGCGCCCGCCGCCGAGCGTCAGAAGGCCCGTGAGCAGGCGCAGTCCCTGCTGGCCGAACTGCGCAAGGCGCCTGCCAAGGCACAGGCCAAACTCTTTGTCGACCTCGCACGCAAGCATTCGCAAGACCCTGGCTCAGCCGCGCGCGGCGGCGACCTCGACTACTTCGGTCGTGGCGCCATGACCCCGCCTTTCGAACAAGCCGTGTTCGCACTCAAGCAGGGCGAGTTGAGCGACGTCGTGGAAACCGACTTCGGCTATCACCTCATTACAGTGACTGGCATCAAGAAGCCCCAAGCCAAGACCTTCGCCGAACTCCGTCCGAGCCTGGAAGCCGAGATTCGAAATCAGCAGGCCCAGGCCCGCTACGCCGAAGCTGCCGAGACCTTCACCAATGGCGTCTACGAGCAGCCTGACAGCCTCAAGCCCGTGGCGGATCAGTTGCGCCTGAGCATCCAGACCGCCACTGTCAACCGCGACCCCGCGCAAGGCACGGCCGATGCCCAAGGTGTGCTGACCAACGCCCGTTTACTGGCAGCGGTGTTCAGCGATGACGCCATCCAGGCCAAGCGCAACACCGAGGCCGTGGAAATCAGTCCCAGCCGTCTGGCAGCCGCTCGCGTCGTGCAGCACATGCCCGCCCGCACCCTGCCCCTGGCCGAGGTGCAGGCCGCCGTGCGCGAGCGTGTGGTCAGTGCCCGCGCCGCGCAATTGGCCCACGAGGACGGACTCGCCAAGCTGGCCGCCTGGAAGGTCACGCCCGCTCAGGCCAAGCTCGGCGCAGCAGAGGTCGTATCACGCGACCAAGCACGCAACCTGCCGCGCGCCCTGGTGGATGCCGTGCTGCGCGCCGACCTGCAGGCCGCTGGCGCGAACCCTGTCTGGGTGGGCACCGATCTCGGCGATCAGGGCTACGCCCTGGCCCGGGTGAACCGGCGCATTGAACGTGCGCCGGCCGGCGACCAGGCGCAGCAGAGCCAGCAACGCCTCCAATACCTGCAGTGGTGGACGCAGGCGGAGAACGAGGCCTACTACCAGCTCCTGCGCCAACGCTTGAAGACACGCATCGATCTGCCGGCCAGCGCGCCTAAAGGCTGA
- a CDS encoding thiosulfate oxidation carrier protein SoxY, protein MIDDRRTVFKTLGAAGLALGAWGGGALRTLASLGLYSGASVAWAQTTAWPLANRSSAFQAQTPGDALQQILGDAPVVEVGEQLIQLQVPELAENGAMVSVSVNSLIPDTRQIMLLIDKNPFPLVASFHFPDGTEPGFQTRVKMAESSRVRVLVQAMQGKDKRYYTTVKETRVTLGGCGN, encoded by the coding sequence ATGATCGACGACCGTCGCACCGTGTTCAAGACCCTGGGGGCCGCCGGGCTCGCGCTGGGCGCTTGGGGCGGTGGTGCCCTGCGGACACTTGCGTCGCTGGGCCTGTACAGCGGCGCGTCGGTGGCATGGGCGCAGACAACCGCATGGCCTCTGGCAAACCGCTCGTCAGCCTTCCAGGCCCAGACTCCGGGCGATGCCCTGCAACAAATCCTCGGCGATGCGCCGGTGGTCGAGGTCGGAGAGCAGTTGATCCAGCTGCAGGTCCCCGAACTGGCCGAAAACGGTGCCATGGTGTCGGTGAGCGTGAACAGCCTGATCCCGGACACGCGGCAGATCATGCTGCTGATCGACAAGAATCCCTTCCCCCTGGTGGCCAGCTTCCACTTTCCTGACGGCACGGAGCCCGGTTTCCAGACCCGCGTAAAGATGGCCGAGAGCAGCCGCGTTCGGGTCTTGGTTCAAGCCATGCAGGGCAAGGACAAGCGCTACTACACGACCGTGAAGGAAACGCGCGTCACCTTGGGTGGCTGCGGGAACTGA
- the soxZ gene encoding thiosulfate oxidation carrier complex protein SoxZ, with the protein MSTDLPSPEPMRLRANHANGVTEVRVLVKHIMETGQRHDGSGRVIPPHYITEVLAHHVGAQGTPRLVLQAQWSTAIAQNPVLFCQFKGGAPGDKVVLQWVDNLGARRTDETQIR; encoded by the coding sequence ATGAGCACCGACCTGCCTTCGCCCGAGCCGATGCGCCTGCGTGCCAATCACGCCAACGGCGTGACCGAGGTACGGGTGCTGGTGAAGCACATCATGGAAACCGGCCAGCGCCACGACGGAAGCGGTCGGGTCATTCCCCCGCACTACATCACCGAGGTACTGGCCCACCATGTCGGAGCGCAAGGCACGCCGCGCCTGGTGTTGCAAGCGCAATGGAGCACGGCCATCGCCCAGAACCCTGTGCTCTTCTGCCAATTCAAGGGCGGCGCGCCAGGAGACAAAGTCGTTCTGCAATGGGTGGACAACCTGGGTGCGCGTCGCACCGACGAAACGCAGATCCGCTGA
- the earP gene encoding elongation factor P maturation arginine rhamnosyltransferase EarP, with product MRWDIFCKVIDNYGDIGVCWRLARQIAAHGQEARLWVDDALALAWMAPDLAEGVDVRPWQGQAPNGLPRGDVLIEAFGCDITPDWVQAVATADTAWINLEYLSAEPYVERMHGLPSPVLSGPLAGWRKRFFYPGFTSATGGLLREPDLPRRQHRFDREAWLTAQGIQRKDGERLVSLFCYEPVALASLLDQLEQPQEDGEPDGPPRLTHLLVTAGRATAAVQALMRGRSTSPSSRLCVHYLPRLSQDDYDHLLWACDLNFVRGEDSLVRALWAARPSPAGDLQSIPFIWQIYPQHDDAHHDKLQAFLNWMRAPSSLRAFHDTWNGLDAAPLAGLDISAWGKVAQQARARALEPEDLFSQLRAMAATMAPRA from the coding sequence ATGCGCTGGGACATCTTCTGCAAAGTCATCGACAACTACGGTGACATCGGCGTGTGCTGGCGCTTGGCGCGCCAGATCGCCGCGCATGGGCAAGAAGCGCGGCTGTGGGTGGACGATGCCTTGGCCCTGGCCTGGATGGCGCCCGACCTGGCCGAGGGCGTAGACGTTCGGCCCTGGCAAGGACAGGCCCCCAACGGCCTGCCGCGGGGTGATGTCCTGATCGAAGCCTTTGGCTGCGACATCACACCGGACTGGGTCCAGGCCGTCGCCACGGCGGATACGGCCTGGATCAACCTCGAATACCTGAGCGCGGAACCTTATGTGGAACGCATGCACGGCCTGCCCTCGCCGGTGCTCAGCGGCCCTCTGGCGGGCTGGCGCAAGCGCTTCTTCTACCCAGGCTTCACATCGGCCACCGGCGGGCTACTGCGCGAACCTGATCTGCCACGACGCCAGCACCGCTTCGATCGCGAGGCCTGGCTCACGGCCCAAGGCATCCAGCGCAAAGACGGGGAACGGCTGGTCTCGCTGTTCTGCTACGAACCCGTGGCCTTGGCCTCCCTGCTCGATCAGCTGGAGCAACCGCAGGAGGACGGAGAACCCGATGGACCGCCCCGCCTCACGCACCTGCTCGTCACGGCGGGCCGCGCTACGGCGGCGGTCCAGGCGCTGATGCGGGGACGGAGCACATCGCCTTCGTCACGCCTATGCGTTCACTACCTGCCCCGTCTGAGCCAAGACGATTACGACCACCTGCTGTGGGCCTGCGACCTGAACTTCGTGCGCGGCGAGGATTCCCTGGTTCGGGCCCTCTGGGCCGCGCGGCCAAGCCCGGCAGGCGATCTGCAGTCCATCCCCTTCATCTGGCAGATCTACCCCCAGCACGACGACGCTCACCACGACAAACTCCAGGCTTTCCTGAACTGGATGCGGGCACCATCGTCGCTGCGGGCTTTTCATGACACTTGGAACGGACTGGATGCGGCCCCTCTTGCAGGCCTGGACATCAGTGCCTGGGGCAAGGTTGCGCAACAAGCCCGCGCGCGGGCGCTCGAACCGGAAGATCTGTTTTCACAGCTGCGGGCCATGGCCGCGACGATGGCACCACGTGCCTAA
- a CDS encoding phosphatase PAP2 family protein: protein MQAAETTLFRRHAWLTLASLALILLWDALSYRYGLDTWLAEPWASSTGFALKNHWLLSNVLHDGARKLAAVLALILLIAIWRPVGALRQLTRVERIWLLTTIVSALLLVNLLKLASSSSCPWDMQPFGGQASYVSHWAWGLLDGGPGHCFPAGHASAGFSWIAAYFVLRPHAPRAAMRWLCLALAAGFILGFVQQLRGAHYLSHTLWSAWLCWSWAWLCSLLLPVLTRKNTD from the coding sequence ATGCAAGCCGCAGAAACAACACTGTTCAGGCGCCACGCCTGGCTCACCCTGGCGTCTTTGGCCCTGATACTGCTCTGGGACGCGCTCAGCTATCGCTATGGCCTGGACACCTGGCTCGCCGAGCCCTGGGCCTCCAGCACCGGATTCGCCCTCAAGAATCACTGGCTGCTCAGCAACGTTTTGCACGATGGTGCGCGCAAACTCGCCGCGGTGCTGGCACTGATTCTGCTGATTGCCATATGGCGGCCTGTCGGTGCCCTCAGGCAACTCACACGCGTCGAGCGCATCTGGCTGTTGACCACCATCGTCTCCGCACTGCTGCTCGTCAACCTCCTCAAGCTCGCGAGCTCGAGCAGTTGTCCCTGGGACATGCAGCCCTTCGGTGGCCAAGCCAGCTACGTCTCGCACTGGGCCTGGGGCTTGCTCGACGGGGGACCCGGTCATTGCTTTCCTGCTGGACACGCCAGCGCAGGGTTTTCCTGGATTGCTGCTTATTTTGTCTTGCGGCCCCATGCACCTCGCGCAGCCATGCGCTGGCTCTGTTTGGCACTGGCGGCAGGCTTTATCTTGGGTTTCGTGCAACAACTTCGCGGTGCTCACTACCTGAGCCACACGCTGTGGTCGGCATGGCTGTGCTGGTCCTGGGCTTGGCTGTGCAGCCTTCTGTTACCTGTTTTGACACGCAAAAACACGGATTGA
- a CDS encoding response regulator, whose amino-acid sequence MRLLLIEDDPMIGRAMRQGLGDAGFAVDWVESGRAAELALANGVYDLALLDLGLPDTDGIHLLRALRAQHSELAKLPVLIATARDAVADRITGLNAGADDYVLKPFDLDELIARVRALLRRRGGGASPLLECGNLALDTVRREVRLDQQPIALSPREFALLEALMQRPGAVLSREQLEDTIYGWEQEVGSNAIEVHLHHLRRKLGVDRIRNVRGVGYKVIP is encoded by the coding sequence ATGAGACTTTTGCTCATTGAGGATGACCCCATGATCGGCCGTGCCATGCGCCAAGGCCTGGGCGACGCCGGTTTCGCAGTGGACTGGGTCGAGTCAGGCCGTGCGGCTGAATTGGCCCTGGCCAACGGTGTCTACGACCTGGCCCTGCTGGATCTGGGCCTACCAGATACGGATGGCATTCATCTGCTGCGGGCACTGCGCGCGCAACACTCCGAACTGGCCAAGCTGCCCGTTCTCATCGCCACGGCCCGTGACGCAGTGGCGGACCGCATCACGGGCCTCAACGCGGGTGCGGATGACTACGTACTCAAGCCATTTGACCTGGACGAACTGATTGCCCGCGTGCGGGCCCTGCTGCGCCGACGTGGTGGTGGCGCTTCACCCCTGCTCGAATGCGGCAACCTCGCGCTGGACACCGTGCGGCGCGAAGTGCGGCTGGACCAGCAGCCCATCGCCTTGTCCCCGCGCGAGTTCGCGCTGCTGGAAGCGCTCATGCAGCGCCCTGGGGCGGTCCTCTCGCGTGAACAGCTGGAAGACACCATCTACGGTTGGGAACAGGAAGTCGGCAGCAACGCCATCGAAGTGCACCTGCATCACCTGCGCCGCAAACTGGGGGTCGATCGCATCCGCAACGTGCGCGGCGTGGGGTACAAAGTCATCCCTTGA